A stretch of the Kazachstania africana CBS 2517 chromosome 12, complete genome genome encodes the following:
- the RSM18 gene encoding mitochondrial 37S ribosomal protein bS18m (similar to Saccharomyces cerevisiae RSM18 (YER050C); ancestral locus Anc_7.223), whose protein sequence is MISNRSAAVSRSTLKVASILSCSYHGFPTNPSTKINISLNDDTPQQNNKEDSIKTVNKRMVKSFVQSTIYDPFDFSMAKLHMDQKNKTTYKPMKNMNPLNLYTSPELLVPYMSSTGKILHRDVTGLSVKDQRRVAKAIRRAQAIGLLSKTHNQVTR, encoded by the coding sequence ATGATATCGAATCGATCAGCGGCTGTTTCCCGCTCAACTTTAAAAGTGGCCTCAATTTTAAGCTGTTCATACCATGGCTTCCCTACAAATCCATCTACAAAAATAAACATATCACTAAATGATGATACACCTCAACAGAATAATAAGGAGGATTCCATCAAGACAGTGAATAAAAGGATGGTAAAGTCATTTGTACAGTCTACAATTTACGATccatttgatttttcaatggcaaAACTGCATATGGATCAAAAGAATAAGACGACGTATAAACCgatgaagaatatgaatCCTTTGAATCTTTATACATCGCCAGAATTATTGGTTCCGTATATGTCTTCTACTGGTAAGATATTACATAGAGACGTGACAGGCTTGTCGGTAAAGGACCAACGTCGGGTGGCAAAAGCCATTAGAAGAGCTCAAGCAATTGGACTACTTTCCAAGACACACAATCAAGTTACTAGAtaa
- the HOM3 gene encoding aspartate kinase (similar to Saccharomyces cerevisiae HOM3 (YER052C); ancestral locus Anc_7.226), whose translation MLDTTNWIVQKFGGTSVGKFPVQIVDEIIKFYSQSLNNNVTIVCSARSSYTKVEGTTSRLIKCCDLASQELEFDDVIEVIKQDHIDNAEKYINDPVLQTRLVTDTTNELKLVKKYLDASKVLGEVSTRTTDLVMSAGEKLSCLFMTALCNDRGVKAKYVDLTHIIPSDYNVALLDNSFYTFLVQALKEKLQPFVESSEKIVPVFTGFFGLVPMGLLNGVGRGYTDLCAALIAVALNADELQVWKEVDGIFTADPRKVPAARLLGSVTPEEASELTYYGSEVIHPFTMEQVIRSKIPIRIKNVQNPRGDGTIIYPDNIAKRGESTPPHPPETLSSSFFEKKKRGATAITTKNDIVVMNIHSNKKTLSHGFLAQIFTILDKFKLVVDLISTSEVHVSMALPIPDADSMKSLRKAVEQLKALGTVDVTKKMSIVSLVGKQMKQFIGIAGTMFTTLAEQGINIEMISQGANEINISCVIDEIDSIKALQSIHAKLLDERRPLTDDENTFISFEHAVDERLEQIKRLDL comes from the coding sequence ATGCTAGATACTACAAATTGGATCGTCCAAAAATTTGGTGGGACGTCAGTTGGTAAATTCCCAGTGCAGATTGTagatgaaatcattaaattctACTCGCaatctttgaataataaCGTTACTATTGTTTGTTCAGCTCGTTCCTCATACACTAAAGTGGAAGGTACTACTTCTAGATTAATCAAATGCTGCGACCTAGCGTCACAAGAATTAGAATTCGATGATGTTATTGAAGTCATCAAGCAAGATCATATCGACAACgctgaaaaatatatcaatgatCCTGTTTTACAAACGAGATTAGTTACTGATACTACTAACGAGTTAAAGCTTGTCAAAAAATATCTCGATGCTTCTAAAGTTCTTGGTGAAGTCAGCACCCGTACTACCGATTTAGTCATGTCTGCTGGTGAAAAATTAAGTTGTCTGTTTATGACTGCTTTGTGTAATGACCGTGGTGTTAAGGCTAAATATGTCGATTTGACTCACATCATTCCATCTGATTATAACGTTGCTCTATTAGATAACAGTTTTTACACATTTTTGGTTCAAGCtttaaaggaaaaattgCAACCATTTGTGGAATCCTCCGAAAAGATTGTGCCAGTGTTCACTGGTTTCTTTGGTTTAGTACCAATGGGTCTTCTGAACGGTGTCGGTCGTGGTTACACAGATCTTTGTGCTGCTCTGATCGCTGTGGCATTAAACGCAGACGAATTACAAGTTTGGAAAGAAGTTGACGGTATCTTCACCGCTGATCCAAGAAAAGTTCCAGCAGCCCGTCTATTGGGATCTGTTACCCCAGAAGAAGCTTCTGAATTGACATATTACGGCTCTGAAGTCATTCATCCTTTCACTATGGAACAAGTCATCAGATCAAAGATTCCTATTAGAATTAAAAACGTTCAAAATCCAAGGGGTGACGGTACCATCATTTACCCTGATAACATTGCCAAGAGAGGTGAATCCACTCCACCACATCCACCTGAAactttatcttcatcattttttgaaaagaagaaaagaggTGCCACTGCAATCACAACCAAGAATGACATCGTAGTCATGAATATTCATTCTAATAAAAAGACACTATCGCATGGTTTCTTAGCTCAAATATTTACCATTTTGGATAAATTCAAGCTTGTGGTCGATTTGATTTCCACCTCAGAGGTGCACGTTTCAATGGCTTTACCAATCCCTGATGCAGACTCTATGAAATCATTAAGGAAAGCAGTTGAACAACTAAAAGCCTTGGGTACCGTAGATGTCACGAAAAAAATGTCTATTGTTTCTCTTGTTGGTAAACAGATGAAGCAATTCATTGGTATAGCTGGTACTATGTTCACTACTTTAGCTGAACAAGGtattaatattgaaatgattTCCCAAGGTGctaatgaaatcaatatttCGTGTGTTATAGATGAAATTGACTCCATAAAAGCTCTGCAATCTATCCATGCTAAATTGCTAGACGAGCGGAGACCTCTAACAGACGATGAAAACACATTTATTAGTTTTGAACATGCTGTAGATGAACGGTTAGAACAAATCAAGAGATTAGATTTAtag
- the KAFR0L00790 gene encoding uncharacterized protein (similar to Saccharomyces cerevisiae AGE2 (YIL044C); ancestral locus Anc_7.227), producing MTSTPIEVTKKLKQLLRDPKNQVCADCKLSSHPRWSSWSLGLMICIKCAGIHRSLGTHISKVKSVDLDSWNDENLDKLIQFRNNSNANLFYECNLPVQPTGLDDSATLAEFIRDKYVLKKWVGDQIIISTEESVHTDITGETVAESEIPIKTRVITPVLTDKNKSLLNIKPFPKNIINHSSEISYDVKKSEYIREHSSYCVFPNSKKRSIYELYKEVK from the coding sequence ATGACTAGTACGCCAATCGAAGTCACCAAAAAGTTGAAACAGTTGCTTCGTGATCCTAAGAATCAAGTATGTGCAGATTGTAAGTTAAGTTCGCATCCACGCTGGTCTTCGTGGTCGCTTGGCTTGATGATATGTATTAAGTGTGCTGGTATTCACAGGTCCCTGGGGACACATATTTCGAAAGTTAAATCAGTAGACCTTGATTCATGgaatgatgaaaatttagaCAAATTGATCCAGTTTCGAAATAATTCCAATGCTAATCTATTCTACGAATGCAACTTACCTGTCCAACCCACGGGGCTGGATGATTCTGCCACATTAGCAGAATTTATCAGGGATAAATatgtcttgaaaaaatgggTTGGTGATCAAATCATAATATCAACAGAAGAATCAGTACATACTGATATTACGGGGGAAACAGTAGCTGAATCTGAAATTCCAATTAAAACACGTGTAATTACTCCCGTTTTGACTGATAAAAACAAAAGCTTATTAAACATTAAACCCTTTCCCAAGAACATTATTAATCATTCATCAGAAATTTCTTATGACGTTAAGAAGTCTGAATATATAAGAGAACATTCCAGTTACTGTGTCTTCCCAAACAGTAAGAAAAGGTCAATTTATGAACTATATAAAGaagtaaaataa
- the PIC2 gene encoding Cu/Pi carrier (similar to Saccharomyces cerevisiae PIC2 (YER053C); ancestral locus Anc_7.228), which translates to MTESPKRRSLELYTKEFYSACTLGGIIACGPTHSLVTPLDLVKCRLQVKPGLYKSNFSGIQSIFRNEGAGKTFTGLGATFIGYSLQGAGKYGGYEYFKHFYSSTLCRGDPETIHRWRTSVYLLASATAEFCADIMLCPFESVKVKQQTTMPPFCNNVFEGVNKIYKSEGIAALYKGIVPLWCRQIPYTMVKFTSFERIVEYIYSKLPMKKSEMSALQQISVSFTGGYLAGILCATVSHPADVLVSKVNSERKMTESMMDATKRIYGKIGFMGLWNGLTVRIFMIGTLTSFQWLIYDSFKAYIGLPTTGH; encoded by the coding sequence ATGACAGAATCACCCAAAAGAAGGAGTTTAGAATTATATACCAAGGAGTTCTATTCAGCATGTACTTTAGGTGGTATTATTGCATGTGGTCCCACGCACTCTCTCGTCACTCCATTAGATTTGGTTAAATGTAGATTACAAGTGAAGCCAGGTCTTTataaatctaatttttccGGTATTCAGAGTATTTTCAGAAATGAAGGTGCTGGTAAGACATTTACTGGGCTTGGAGCTACCTTTATTGGATATTCATTGCAAGGTGCAGGAAAGTATGGGGGTTACGAATATTTTAAGCATTTCTATTCATCCACTCTTTGTAGAGGTGATCCCGAAACTATCCATAGATGGCGTACTTCTGTGTATCTGTTAGCATCTGCTACTGCAGAATTCTGTGCTGATATCATGCTATGTCCATTCGAATCGGTCAAAGTTAAACAACAAACCACGATGCCTCCATTCTGTAACAATGTCTTTGAAGGTGTAAACAAGATTTACAAGTCCGAAGGTATTGCCGCACTTTATAAAGGTATAGTACCTTTGTGGTGTAGGCAAATCCCTTACACTATGGTAAAGTTCACATCCTTTGAGAGGATTGtggaatatatatactcCAAATTACCCATGAAAAAGAGCGAAATGAGTGCACTTCAACAAATATCTGTGAGTTTTACTGGGGGTTATTTGGCTGGTATTTTATGTGCTACAGTGTCTCATCCTGCTGATGTTTTGGTTTCAAAGGTAAATAGTGAAAGGAAAATGACTGAATCGATGATGGATGCCACAAAGAGAATTTATGGGAAGATTGGGTTTATGGGCCTATGGAATGGGTTAACAGTTAGAATCTTCATGATCGGTACATTGACCAGTTTCCAATGGTTAATATACGACTCTTTCAAGGCATACATCGGTTTACCCACAACTGGTCACTGA
- the KAFR0L00805 gene encoding uncharacterized protein (similar to Saccharomyces cerevisiae YER053C-A; ancestral locus Anc_7.229), protein MFEDSWSILNLLIVFTAIYYKIHTRMNLKDVDEVASLKF, encoded by the coding sequence ATGTTCGAAGACAGTTGGAGTATTTTAAATCTGTTAATAGTCTTCACTGCAATTTACTATAAGATTCATACAAGAATGAATCTGAAAGATGTAGATGAAGTGGCTAGCTTAAAATTCTGA
- the GIP2 gene encoding Gip2p (similar to Saccharomyces cerevisiae GIP2 (YER054C) and PIG2 (YIL045W); ancestral locus Anc_7.230), translated as MYIKVEDRKRLEQEEPGTDKENVEQQNVRNNTGGSKFILKKPMYIRKNSNNHIINHTNNVDNEFNNSNDLNSIHQLYSLNFLHKPQRVSKLNEDKFPEDELQRNTDLNKQIPCDGVSPRTPVRSPFNDLDSIDTFQSPVYKKSGELLKSSLKRRSKSLPTTPAVLNDGEVSQHGKMLHFTNAPTLIRSKSVHFDQKAPVKYFLKDESPINVKSRTAFEDSLSFLHKPLTFTQVEDSGSNDDFFTTENSMTFQMDNLTMKDESDKSLRKSKRFQKFIIKENRLEPKQSEDNVTTSNDEQIGPKHVGGSNFPKSPFINSTETSHNKLRTNKVIGLYNINFPILSNKNPKSLKLNIFVNLSRDKKCFLQDLTLHIQQRNAFSMNPSNDNTASHQKKIIHNNTSKYLIGKVLVKNIFYDKRVVVRYTWDSWKTAREVECVWLSPGDGILPGSNMDIFHFLIDDIRKIDTVGKLEFCIHYTTRNDHERKEFWDNNDFKNYKIDVVTSGFNNPFRIT; from the coding sequence ATGTATATAAAAGTGGAGGATAGAAAACGATTAGAACAAGAAGAGCCCGGAACTGATAAAGAGAATGTGGAACAACAAAATGTACGAAATAATACGGGGGGATctaaattcattttgaaaaaaccAATGTACATAAGgaaaaattccaataatCATATCATCAATCATACAAACAATGTAGATAATGAgttcaataattcaaatgatttaaattcgattcatcaattgtattcgttaaattttttacatAAACCACAAagagtttcaaaattaaatgaggATAAATTTCCTGAAGATGAACTTCAAAGAAATACAGATTTAAATAAACAGATTCCTTGCGACGGAGTATCTCCAAGAACTCCCGTTAGATCTCCATTCAATGATTTAGATAGTATAGACACTTTCCAAAGTCCCGTTTATAAAAAATCTGGTGAATTGTTAAAAAgttcattgaaaagaagatcaaAGTCTTTACCAACCACACCTGCAGTACTAAATGATGGAGAAGTTAGTCAACATGGTAAAATGTTACATTTTACAAATGCACCAACTCTGATAAGAAGTAAAAGTGTACATTTCGATCAGAAAGCTCctgtaaaatattttttaaaagatgaAAGTCCCATTAATGTCAAGAGCAGAACTGCATTTGAAGATTCTCTAAGTTTCTTACATAAGCCGCTGACATTTACACAGGTGGAAGATTCTGGAagtaatgatgattttttcaCTACTGAGAACTCAATGACTTTTCAGATGGATAACCTCACTATGAAAGATGAATCAGATAAATCGTTACGTAAAAGTAagagatttcaaaaatttatcatcaaaGAAAACAGATTAGAGCCGAAGCAATCCGAGGACAATGTCACTACGAGTAACGATGAACAAATTGGTCCAAAACATGTTGGCggttcaaattttccaaaatccCCATTCATCAACAGTACTGAAACATCTCATAATAAATTAAGAACTAACAAAGTTATTGGATTATACAATATAAATTTCCCAATTTTAAGTAACAAAAATCCAAAAAGTCTGAaactaaatatttttgttaaCTTGTCAAGGGATAAGAAATGTTTTCTACAAGATTTAACATTGCATATTCAACAAAGAAATGCATTTTCGATGAATCCCTCTAACGATAATACTGCAAGccatcaaaaaaaaataattcacaATAATActtccaaatatttgattggTAAAGTGCtagtgaaaaatattttttatgaCAAAAGAGTTGTTGTTAGATACACTTGGGATTCATGGAAAACTGCCCGTGAAGTTGAGTGTGTTTGGCTCAGTCCGGGAGACGGTATCTTGCCCGGTTCAAACATGgatattttccattttttaaTTGACGACATCAGAAAAATAGATACAGTAGGTAAATTAGAATTTTGCATTCACTACACGACAAGAAACGACCATGAAAGGAAAGAATTTTGggataataatgatttcaaaaattataaaattgatgTAGTGACAAGTGGTTTCAATAATCCTTTTAGAATAACTTAG
- the HIS1 gene encoding ATP phosphoribosyltransferase (similar to Saccharomyces cerevisiae HIS1 (YER055C); ancestral locus Anc_7.232), translating to MDLVNHLNDRLLFAIPKKGRLYQKAIEILKGSDINFHRSQRLDIALSTNLPIALIFLPAADIPMFVGEGKCDLGITGIDQVREANIDVEALMDLKFGSCKLQVQVPANGPYTKPEELIGKTIVSSFTNLTRAYFAQLEGVPESQMSTRVKFVGGSVEASCALGIADAIVDLVESGETMRAAGLTDIATVLDTSAHLIQSKHPKGDLTLIKTIKSRIEGVLTAQRYVYCTYNAPKDRLSEILVVTPGRKAPTISNINDDGWVAVCAMIEKSKKGLVMDELKSKGATDIIVFDISNCRV from the coding sequence ATGGATTTAGTAAATCACTTAAATGACAGATTATTATTTGCAATCCCAAAGAAGGGAAGATTATATCAGAAGgcaattgaaatattgaagGGTTCTGATATCAACTTCCACAGGTCACAGAGATTAGATATTGCCTTATCTACAAATTTACCAATTGcattaattttcttaccTGCAGCAGATATACCTATGTTCGTTGGTGAAGGTAAATGTGACCTTGGTATCACTGGTATCGACCAAGTAAGAGAGGCAAATATCGATGTCGAGGCTCTTatggatttgaaatttggtAGTTGTAAATTGCAAGTGCAAGTCCCTGCAAATGGACCATACACGAAACCAGAAGAACTGATCGGTAAGACTATTGTTTCCAGTTTCACAAATTTGACAAGAGCTTATTTTGCACAATTAGAGGGTGTTCCAGAGAGCCAAATGAGTACAAGAGTTAAATTTGTAGGTGGTTCCGTGGAAGCATCTTGTGCTCTAGGTATTGCAGATGCGATTGTAGATTTAGTCGAGAGCGGTGAAACGATGCGTGCTGCTGGCTTGACAGACATTGCTACCGTATTAGACACCAGTGCACATTTGATTCAATCAAAACACCCAAAGGGTGATTTGACGCTAATTAAAACGATAAAATCAAGAATTGAAGGTGTGCTAACCGCACAAAGATACGTTTACTGTACATACAACGCACCAAAGGATAGATTATCAGAAATATTAGTGGTGACACCAGGAAGAAAGGCCCCTACGATCTCCAACATCAATGATGACGGCTGGGTAGCAGTGTGCGCCATGATTGAGAAATCTAAGAAAGGTTTAGTTATGGACGAATTGAAAAGCAAAGGAGCCACAGATATCATAGTTTTCGACATCTCCAACTGCCGTGTATAA
- the KAFR0L00830 gene encoding cytosine permease codes for MSSSEQRNVYEIQDLENLKNDVVDKKIELSDAYSSEEPYIVESSEETQLSFFSRLISGMNVAETKGIEPVTDDERSDDDGIINAASMWFSANMVIAALSTGALGPLIYGLNFGASALTIIFFNILGLLPVAYFSVFGVEFGLRQMILSRFLVGNVTARIFALINVIACIGWGIVNTVASAQLLNMVNQNGANLPLWAGCLVIIGATVLVTFFGYKIIHLYQKYAWIPNFAVFLVIIARLKISGNFSNGAWTSGSTTAGDVLSFGSVIFGFATGWTTYASDYTVYMPKSTNKYKIFFCLVGGLAFPLFFCMLIGAACAMGALNNDTWMQYYDNNSVGGLVYAILVPNSLHGFGEFCCVILGLSTVANNVPNMYTIALSSQAMWEPLAKTPRIIWTLAGNAAALAISIPCCYYFDEFMQNFMDSIGYYLAIYSSIALSEHFIWRHNSFKNYNTEDWDNWSKLPIGIAGTAALIVGAFGVALGMSQTYWVGQIARRIGEYGGDIGFELGAGWAFVIYNILRPIEIKYFGR; via the coding sequence ATGTCTAGTTCAGAACAACGTAATGTTTATGAGATTCAAGATCTCGAAAACTTAAAGAACGATGTCGTGGATAAGAAGATTGAATTATCAGATGCTTATTCTTCTGAAGAACCTTACATTGTGGAAAGCTCTGAGGAAACTCAATTGTCCTTCTTTTCCAGACTCATTTCTGGTATGAACGTCGCAGAGACCAAAGGTATTGAACCAGTCactgatgatgaaagaagtgatgatgatggtaTTATTAACGCTGCCTCCATGTGGTTCTCTGCCAATATGGTTATTGCTGCTCTTTCTACAGGTGCCTTAGGCCCTTTAATCTATGGTTTAAATTTCGGTGCCTCAGCGTTaactatcattttcttcaatatacTGGGTTTATTACCTGTTGCATATTTCTCTGTCTTTGGTGTTGAATTCGGTTTAAGACAAATGATTCTTTCTAGATTTTTAGTTGGTAATGTAACCGCTAGAATCTTCGCTTTAATTAATGTTATTGCTTGTATCGGTTGGGGTATCGTCAATACTGTGGCTTCTGCCCAATTATTAAATATGGTCAACCAAAATGGGGCCAATTTACCTCTATGGGCTGGCTGTCTAGTTATCATCGGTGCCACTGTTTTAGTCACTTTTTTCGGTTACAAGATTATTCATTTATATCAAAAGTACGCATGGATTCCAAATTTCGCTGTCTTCTTAGTCATCATTGCAAGATTAAAGATTTCCggtaatttttctaatggTGCTTGGACTTCAGGTTCTACCACTGCTGGTGATGTCTTATCATTTGGTAGTGTTATCTTTGGGTTTGCCACTGGTTGGACCACTTACGCATCAGATTACACTGTCTACATGCCAAAGAGtacaaataaatataagattttcttttgtttggTTGGTGGTTTAGCATTCCCACTATTCTTCTGTATGTTAATCGGTGCTGCTTGTGCCATGGGTGCCTTGAACAACGACACTTGGATGCAATATTACGATAATAACTCCGTCGGTGGGTTAGTTTACGCCATCTTAGTTCCAAATTCTCTACACGGATTTGGTGAATTCTGTTGTGTCATTTTAGGTCTATCTACTGTTGCTAACAACGTTCCAAACATGTATACCATCGCTTTATCATCCCAAGCAATGTGGGAACCATTAGCTAAGACTCCAAGAATCATTTGGACTCTTGCCGGTAACGCCGCTGCTTTAGCCATTTCCATTCCATGTTGTTACTACTTCGACGAATTCATGCAAAATTTCATGGATTCTATCGGTTACTACTTAGCCATTTATTCTTCTATTGCTCTTTCCGAACATTTCATCTGGAGACATAACAGTTTCAAGAATTATAATACCGAAGACTGGGACAACTGGAGTAAATTACCTATCGGTATTGCTGGTACTGCCGCTTTAATTGTCGGTGCATTTGGTGTTGCATTAGGTATGTCTCAAACGTACTGGGTCGGCCAAATTGCCCGTCGTATCGGTGAATATGGTGGTGACATTGGTTTTGAATTGGGTGCTGGTTGGGCCTTTGTCATTTACAACATATTAAGACCGATcgaaattaaatatttcgGTCGTTAA
- the KAFR0L00840 gene encoding uncharacterized protein (similar to Saccharomyces cerevisiae FCY2 (YER056C); ancestral locus Anc_7.236), producing MPESEIQDLEKIVGNKHLDGTVSKTEFSSKSESIATEESSLFLHTWISNLNAETHGIDPVTDDLKTDTSVLHPANMWFSANLVLSCLTTGALGPPVYGLNFGASALTIIFFNMIGVLPVAYFSIFGAKLGLRQMVLSRYFMGYWTGRFFSLVNVISCVGWCVLNTICSAQVLNMVNQNGHQCPLWAGCLIILGGTVLVTFFGYKVIHNYERWSWIPNFAIFLILIARMKMSGNFTNGDWTSGPTTAGNVLSFGCAVYGYAAAWATYAADYTVYMPRNTSKMKIFIFLYMGLFIALVFSMMLGAALAMGTYTDSIWSEYYNNNGIGGLIYCVLVRKSLHGFGEFCCVVFALSTIANNCPNMYTIALSVQATWEPLAKLPRAFWTVAGNCAALAIAIPACYYYESFLEYFMNTVAYYSAIYISLGLAEHFIFRRNDFRNYNIEDWNNPSKLPLGIASAIALFVGAFGVALGMNETFWTGEIGRLIGENGGDIGLELGGSWAFIVYVAVRPLELKYVGR from the coding sequence ATGCCAGAAAGtgaaattcaagatttagaaaaaattgttggtaATAAGCATTTAGATGGGACTGTATCGAAAACAGAGTTTTCGTCAAAATCAGAGTCCATAGCCACCGAGGAAAGTTCTCTCTTTTTACATACATggatatcaaatttaaatgcAGAAACGCATGGTATTGACCCAGTTACAGATGATTTGAAGACAGACACTTCCGTCTTACACCCTGCAAATATGTGGTTTTCTGCTAATCTGGTTCTTTCATGCCTTACCACAGGTGCCTTAGGGCCACCAGTTTATGGTTTAAATTTTGGCGCCTCTGCTCTAACgattattttcttcaatatgaTCGGTGTGCTTCCAGTCGCCtacttttcaatattcGGTGCGAAATTGGGCCTGAGACAGATGGTTCTATCAAGATATTTCATGGGTTATTGGACAGGCAGGTTTTTCTCACTAGTTAATGTCATTTCCTGTGTGGGTTGGTGTGTATTAAACACAATTTGTTCCGCTCAAGTGTTAAATATGGTTAACCAAAATGGTCATCAGTGTCCACTATGGGCTGGATGTCTTATTATTCTAGGTGGCACTGTATTGGTCACTTTCTTTGGTTACAAGGTGATCCATAATTATGAAAGATGGTCATGGATACCaaattttgcaatttttcttatattaATTGCTCGTATGAAAATGTCCGGTAACTTTACGAATGGTGATTGGACGTCGGGTCCTACCACTGCAGGTAATGTATTATCATTTGGTTGTGCAGTATACGGCTATGCAGCTGCATGGGCTACGTATGCAGCGGATTACACTGTCTATATGCCAAGAAATACGAgcaagatgaaaatttttatctttttataCATGGGTCTGTTCATTGCATTAGTATTCTCCATGATGCTTGGCGCAGCCTTGGCCATGGGTACATATACTGATAGTATATGGTCAGAATATTATAATAACAATGGTATTGGCGGGCTGATCTACTGTGTCTTAGTGAGAAAATCTTTACATGGGTTTGGTGAATTTTGTTGTGTGGTATTTGCATTATCTACAATCGCTAATAATTGTCCTAATATGTATACCATTGCCTTATCAGTACAAGCCACATGGGAGCCACTAGCGAAGTTACCAAGAGCATTCTGGACCGTGGCAGGGAACTGTGCGGCATTAGCCATTGCAATTCCTGCATGCTATTACTACGAATCTTTCCTGGAATATTTTATGAATACAGTTGCTTATTATAGCGCCATTTACATTTCGTTAGGATTAGCGGAacatttcatcttcagacGTAATGATTTCAGAAACTATAACATTGAAGACTGGAATAATCCATCCAAATTACCCTTAGGAATAGCCAGTGCGATTGCATTATTTGTCGGTGCCTTTGGTGTAGCTCTAGGTATGAATGAAACGTTCTGGACTGGTGAGATAGGCCGTTTAATTGGTGAAAACGGTGGAGACATTGGTTTAGAGTTAGGCGGCAGTTGGGCATTTATAGTATATGTGGCTGTTAGACCATTAGAGTTGAAATACGTCGGTCGCTAA
- the RPL34A gene encoding 60S ribosomal protein eL34 (similar to Saccharomyces cerevisiae RPL34A (YER056C-A) and RPL34B (YIL052C); ancestral locus Anc_7.237) → MAQRVTFRRRNPYNTKSNKIKVVKTPGGVLRAQHVKKLASRPKCGDCGIALAGVAALRPRQYATVSKTHKTVSRAYGGSRCANCVKERIVRAFLIEEQKIVKKVVKEQTEAAKKAEKKDSKKKGKN, encoded by the exons ATGGCTCAACGTGTTACcttcagaagaagaaatccaT ACAACACCAAGTCTAACAAGATTAAGGTCGTCAAGACCCCAGGTGGTGTTTTACGTGCCCAACACGTCAAGAAGTTAGCTTCTAGACCAAAGTGTGGTGACTGTGGTATCGCTTTAGCCGGTGTTGCTGCTTTAAGACCAAGACAATACGCTACTGTCTCCAAGACTCACAAGACTGTTTCCAGAGCTTACGGTGGTTCCAGATGTGCTAACTGTGTCAAGGAAAGAATTGTCAGAGCTTTCTTaattgaagaacaaaagaTCGTTAAGAAGGTCGTCAAGGAACAAACTGAAGCTGCTAAGAAGGCCGAAAAGAAGGATTCCAAGAAGAAGGGTAAGAACTAA